Proteins encoded by one window of Chryseobacterium sp. POL2:
- the typA gene encoding translational GTPase TypA yields MQNIRNIAIIAHVDHGKTTLVDKIIHATSIFRENQESGELIMDNNDLERERGITILSKNISVTYKDTKINVIDTPGHADFGGEVERVLKMADGVILLVDAFEGPMPQTRFVLQKALELGLKPIVLINKVDKPNCRPEEVHDKVFDLFFALDATEEQLDFPTFYGSSKQGWFNTSLEPADSILPILDGVLQYVPEPKTIEGNLQMQITSLDFSSFLGRIAIGKVTRGSVSEGQWIGLAQDGGKIVKGKVKELYVFEGLGKKKVTEVKAGDICAVVGFDAFQIGDSFVDLENPEPLERTAIDEPTLNMTFSINNSPFFGKDGKYVTSNHLKERLTKELEKNLALRVQQTDDANTFLVFGRGILHLSVLIETMRREGYEMTIGQPQVILREIDGVQCEPYESLVVDVPEEFASRVIDLATQRKGDLHIMETKGEMQHMEFEIPSRGLIGLRSQMLTATAGEAIMAHRFTEYKPFKGAIPGRNNGVLVSKGTGPATEYSINKLQDRGKFFVDPGEEIYTGMIIGEQNKPGDLVVNIVEAKQLNNMRAAGKDKDTGVAPKILFSLEECMEYIQADEAIEVTPNFIRMRKKILSEEDRKRLERQAKA; encoded by the coding sequence ATGCAAAACATTAGAAATATTGCGATTATCGCACACGTTGACCATGGTAAAACTACTTTGGTGGACAAAATTATCCATGCTACCAGCATCTTTAGAGAAAACCAAGAATCAGGAGAACTGATTATGGACAACAACGATCTGGAAAGAGAGCGTGGAATCACCATTTTATCGAAAAACATTTCGGTAACCTACAAAGACACAAAAATCAACGTTATCGATACACCTGGTCACGCCGATTTCGGAGGTGAAGTAGAAAGAGTATTGAAAATGGCTGATGGTGTTATCTTGTTAGTAGATGCTTTTGAAGGACCAATGCCACAAACAAGATTCGTACTTCAAAAAGCTCTAGAATTAGGCTTGAAACCTATCGTTCTTATTAATAAAGTTGATAAGCCAAACTGTCGTCCAGAAGAAGTTCATGACAAAGTATTCGATTTATTCTTTGCTTTAGATGCTACGGAAGAGCAGTTGGATTTCCCAACATTCTACGGATCTTCAAAACAAGGTTGGTTCAACACCTCATTGGAGCCAGCAGATAGTATTTTACCAATTTTGGATGGTGTTTTACAATATGTTCCAGAACCAAAAACTATAGAAGGTAACTTGCAAATGCAAATCACTTCTTTAGATTTCTCTTCTTTCTTAGGAAGAATTGCTATCGGAAAAGTGACCAGAGGTTCAGTATCTGAAGGACAATGGATTGGTCTTGCTCAGGATGGTGGAAAAATTGTAAAAGGAAAAGTAAAAGAACTTTACGTTTTTGAAGGATTAGGAAAGAAAAAAGTAACTGAAGTAAAGGCAGGAGATATCTGTGCGGTTGTAGGTTTCGATGCATTCCAAATTGGAGATTCTTTCGTAGACCTGGAAAATCCTGAACCATTGGAAAGAACAGCGATTGATGAGCCAACGTTGAACATGACGTTCTCTATCAACAATTCACCTTTCTTTGGTAAAGATGGTAAATATGTTACTTCTAACCACCTTAAAGAAAGATTAACAAAAGAATTAGAGAAGAATTTAGCATTAAGAGTTCAACAAACGGATGATGCTAATACATTCTTAGTTTTCGGTAGAGGTATTCTTCACTTGTCAGTTCTTATTGAAACGATGAGAAGAGAAGGGTATGAAATGACAATTGGTCAGCCACAAGTTATCTTAAGAGAAATTGATGGTGTACAATGCGAACCATACGAATCTTTGGTGGTAGATGTTCCTGAAGAATTTGCTTCAAGAGTTATCGATTTAGCAACGCAAAGAAAAGGTGACCTTCACATTATGGAAACTAAAGGTGAAATGCAACATATGGAATTCGAGATTCCTTCAAGAGGTCTTATCGGATTGCGTTCTCAAATGTTGACAGCAACTGCAGGTGAAGCTATCATGGCGCACCGTTTCACAGAATATAAGCCTTTTAAAGGTGCTATTCCAGGAAGAAACAATGGTGTGTTGGTAAGTAAAGGAACTGGTCCAGCAACTGAATATTCAATCAACAAACTACAAGATAGAGGCAAATTCTTCGTAGATCCAGGTGAAGAAATCTACACAGGGATGATTATCGGTGAGCAAAACAAACCAGGAGATTTGGTAGTAAACATCGTAGAAGCAAAACAATTGAACAACATGCGTGCTGCTGGTAAAGATAAAGATACAGGTGTTGCTCCAAAAATCTTATTCTCACTAGAAGAATGTATGGAATATATCCAAGCTGATGAAGCGATTGAGGTAACGCCAAACTTCATCCGTATGAGAAAGAAAATCTTATCTGAAGAAGATAGAAAAAGATTAGAAAGACAAGCGAAAGCTTAA
- a CDS encoding T9SS-dependent M36 family metallopeptidase, giving the protein MKNSLLKRSIGVGAIFFMTVVNGQSTENIIRDFISTDASFKGVQKPMDFKVVNEDSSSSLKSNVVDVQQTVNGIPIYHSLAKAVIKDGKMWSFKNNFDKNLNVSKYANVNSVTSALEAALSHLGLTNTNYKLIADGTTLDNPSANDVANFAYYYQKDNKLVPSRLFFIDDAKNNAFWQIMVNLENNEILEKNNMVISCNFHDDAYAATETEGHEHSHFLPAYVENQINKAHKASTAAVASASYNVFPFPIEAPTFGTRSVLTDPWDIASSPLGWHDTGNTNFTYTRGNNVWAYFDNAGTNSPPNTDMTEGGSSLDFNFPYAEAAEISAYSNKHAAITNLFYANNMIHDIFYKFGFTESAKNFQINNFDKGGRGNDAVRAEGFDGSGYNNANFNAGYETESSVALPRMQMYLWKSGTLGLKQKLFYNSPADAVTRPGVAAGAANFGKQLFSIPITGDLVIPSVQNGCSSMSSMAGKIAFIQYSPGGAGECTPITKVRNAQAAGAKGAVLHRTNSNTPIDMSGVDNSITMTSIMLGKDEGDYILSQINNGITVNVDLRDMGNGYKNSSFDNGVIIHEYGHGISNRLTGNSMGCLNNAEQMGEGWSDFFALMLTNKPEYTEATARGIATYSSGQSTTGQGIRGRKYSPDFAVNNYTYNNIRGAFSPHDVGQVWATMLWDLHWKMAEKYGYASDIVANPNSGSAKVVQLVVDGLKLQPCSPDFVSGRNAILEADALKGGADECMIWEVFAKRGLGVNANAGSNNSVEDQTEDYNIPEKCKLATSEVGKNKAYNVYPNPAKGEFFIAGKPTLNQGSVKVEVLDITGKVIKSFDRKKNSVEAVSTSSMPKGVYVVSISENGKVVQTDKLIVE; this is encoded by the coding sequence ATGAAAAATTCTTTATTAAAGCGTTCAATTGGGGTCGGAGCAATCTTCTTTATGACTGTGGTGAACGGACAAAGTACAGAAAACATTATCAGAGATTTCATTTCAACTGATGCAAGTTTTAAAGGGGTACAAAAACCAATGGATTTTAAAGTTGTAAACGAAGATAGTTCTTCTAGTTTAAAATCTAATGTTGTGGACGTACAACAAACAGTGAATGGTATTCCAATTTATCACTCTTTGGCTAAAGCGGTAATTAAAGACGGAAAAATGTGGTCATTCAAAAATAACTTTGATAAAAACCTAAATGTTTCCAAATATGCAAATGTTAACTCGGTAACTTCTGCTTTGGAGGCAGCTCTTAGTCATTTAGGCTTAACAAACACCAATTACAAACTTATAGCGGACGGTACAACACTAGACAATCCTTCAGCAAATGATGTAGCTAATTTTGCTTACTATTACCAAAAAGATAACAAGTTGGTTCCTTCTAGGTTATTCTTTATAGATGATGCTAAGAATAATGCGTTTTGGCAAATCATGGTAAACCTTGAGAATAACGAGATTCTTGAAAAAAACAACATGGTTATTTCTTGTAACTTTCACGATGATGCATATGCCGCTACAGAAACCGAAGGACACGAGCATAGCCACTTTTTGCCAGCTTACGTAGAAAACCAAATCAATAAAGCTCACAAAGCTTCCACAGCAGCTGTGGCAAGTGCTTCATATAATGTTTTCCCATTTCCTATAGAAGCACCAACTTTTGGAACTAGATCCGTATTAACCGATCCTTGGGATATAGCCTCTTCTCCTTTAGGATGGCATGATACAGGCAACACTAACTTCACATATACAAGAGGAAATAATGTTTGGGCTTATTTTGATAATGCTGGCACCAACTCACCTCCAAATACAGATATGACAGAAGGTGGTTCTTCTTTAGACTTTAATTTCCCTTATGCAGAAGCTGCAGAAATTTCAGCCTATTCTAATAAGCACGCTGCAATTACCAACTTGTTCTACGCAAACAACATGATTCATGACATTTTCTACAAGTTTGGTTTTACAGAATCGGCTAAAAATTTCCAAATAAATAATTTTGATAAAGGCGGTAGAGGAAACGATGCTGTACGTGCCGAAGGTTTTGACGGTAGTGGTTATAATAACGCCAACTTCAACGCGGGCTACGAAACAGAAAGCTCTGTTGCTCTACCAAGAATGCAAATGTATCTATGGAAGTCTGGTACTTTAGGTTTAAAACAAAAATTATTCTACAATAGTCCAGCAGATGCTGTAACAAGACCAGGAGTAGCTGCAGGAGCCGCTAACTTTGGCAAACAACTATTCTCCATCCCCATAACAGGAGATCTTGTAATTCCAAGTGTTCAAAACGGATGCTCATCTATGTCCTCTATGGCTGGGAAAATTGCTTTCATACAATATTCACCAGGTGGTGCTGGGGAATGTACTCCTATCACCAAAGTTAGAAATGCACAAGCCGCAGGAGCAAAAGGAGCAGTTCTTCACAGAACCAATTCCAATACTCCAATCGATATGTCAGGAGTAGACAATAGCATTACAATGACTTCTATAATGCTAGGAAAAGACGAAGGCGACTATATCCTTTCTCAAATTAACAACGGAATAACTGTTAATGTTGACTTGAGAGATATGGGCAACGGCTATAAAAACTCAAGTTTTGATAATGGCGTTATTATACACGAGTACGGACACGGAATCTCTAACCGTTTAACAGGTAACAGTATGGGATGCCTTAACAACGCTGAACAAATGGGTGAAGGCTGGTCCGACTTCTTCGCGTTGATGTTAACCAACAAACCTGAATATACTGAAGCAACTGCTAGAGGTATTGCAACATATTCTTCGGGACAATCAACGACAGGACAAGGTATTAGAGGTAGAAAATATTCACCTGATTTTGCAGTTAACAACTACACATATAACAATATTAGAGGTGCTTTTTCACCGCACGATGTTGGTCAAGTATGGGCAACAATGCTTTGGGATCTTCACTGGAAAATGGCAGAAAAATATGGCTATGCGTCAGACATTGTAGCCAATCCTAACAGCGGTAGTGCAAAAGTTGTGCAGTTAGTAGTAGATGGTCTTAAATTACAACCTTGTTCACCAGATTTCGTTTCTGGTAGAAATGCAATCTTAGAAGCCGATGCTCTAAAAGGCGGAGCTGACGAATGTATGATCTGGGAAGTTTTTGCAAAAAGAGGTCTTGGTGTTAACGCTAATGCTGGCTCTAACAACAGCGTGGAAGACCAAACAGAAGATTATAACATTCCTGAAAAATGTAAATTAGCAACATCAGAAGTTGGCAAAAACAAAGCCTATAATGTCTATCCAAACCCAGCAAAAGGAGAATTCTTTATCGCTGGAAAACCAACACTTAACCAAGGTTCGGTAAAAGTTGAAGTGTTGGATATTACTGGAAAAGTAATTAAATCTTTCGACAGAAAGAAAAACAGCGTGGAAGCAGTATCAACTTCTAGCATGCCAAAAGGCGTATATGTAGTAAGTATTTCTGAAAACGGAAAAGTAGTCCAAACTGATAAATTAATTGTGGAATAA
- a CDS encoding dihydrolipoamide acetyltransferase family protein, whose amino-acid sequence MAEYKLLLPSMGEGVMEATIISWLYNEGDMVKEDDSVVEIATDKVDSDVPTPVSGKIVKILKQKDEVAKIGEAIAILETEADASSDIASTQTASTPEPEVIKTLEEPLAHVTTTNAKAAISTDLFLSPLVKSIVNQENISDAELKTITGSGLEGRITKEDILEFLKNRGNTPVAAPVQTSPAVVETPKPVATTAPVTPISVAEGDEIIPMDRMRKIIAENMVKAKHIAPHVTSFIETDVTNVVRWRAKHKSAFEKREGEKLTFMPIFVKAVVKAIQDFPMINVSVNGDNIIKKKNINIGMATALPDGNLIVPVIKNADQLSLSGLAKAINDLAFRARNKKLRPEDTQGATYTISNVGSFGNLMGTPIIPQPQVAILAIGAIVKKPAVLETPDGDVIAIRNLMFMSHSYDHRVVDGSLGGMMLKHIHDYLENWDINTEI is encoded by the coding sequence ATGGCTGAATATAAGTTGTTATTACCTTCTATGGGAGAAGGTGTTATGGAAGCTACAATCATCAGTTGGTTATATAATGAAGGCGACATGGTCAAAGAAGATGATTCGGTTGTAGAAATTGCTACTGATAAAGTTGACTCGGATGTGCCGACACCTGTTTCAGGAAAAATCGTTAAAATTTTAAAACAAAAAGACGAGGTTGCAAAAATTGGTGAAGCTATTGCAATTTTAGAAACAGAGGCTGACGCTTCTTCTGATATTGCTTCTACGCAGACAGCTTCTACACCAGAGCCAGAAGTTATTAAAACTTTGGAAGAACCATTAGCTCATGTAACGACAACTAATGCGAAAGCTGCTATTTCTACAGATTTGTTTTTATCACCACTTGTAAAATCTATCGTTAATCAAGAAAACATTAGCGATGCAGAGCTTAAAACCATTACAGGTTCTGGATTGGAAGGCAGAATTACAAAAGAAGATATTTTAGAATTTCTTAAAAATAGAGGAAATACTCCAGTTGCAGCGCCAGTACAAACATCGCCAGCAGTTGTTGAAACTCCAAAACCAGTTGCTACAACGGCTCCGGTTACACCTATCTCTGTTGCTGAAGGTGACGAGATTATCCCGATGGATCGTATGCGTAAAATTATCGCAGAGAACATGGTGAAAGCTAAACATATTGCACCACATGTAACATCTTTCATCGAGACAGACGTTACGAATGTGGTAAGATGGAGAGCGAAACACAAATCAGCTTTCGAAAAAAGAGAAGGTGAGAAATTGACTTTCATGCCAATCTTTGTAAAAGCTGTAGTTAAGGCAATTCAGGATTTCCCGATGATCAATGTGTCCGTGAATGGTGACAACATTATCAAAAAGAAAAATATCAACATCGGTATGGCGACCGCTTTGCCAGATGGTAATCTTATTGTTCCCGTAATCAAAAATGCAGATCAATTATCACTTTCTGGACTTGCAAAAGCAATCAACGATTTGGCTTTTAGAGCAAGAAACAAAAAACTAAGACCAGAAGATACGCAAGGTGCAACATATACCATTTCCAACGTAGGAAGCTTCGGCAACCTTATGGGAACACCAATTATTCCACAACCACAAGTGGCTATTTTGGCAATTGGTGCGATTGTTAAAAAACCAGCAGTTCTAGAAACGCCAGATGGCGACGTTATTGCAATTCGTAACCTGATGTTCATGTCGCACTCATACGATCACCGCGTTGTGGACGGTTCTTTAGGAGGAATGATGTTGAAACATATTCACGATTATCTAGAAAATTGGGACATCAATACAGAAATTTAA
- a CDS encoding S1/P1 nuclease yields MKNIWLKVLTLVSITTSLYTYAWGLTGHRIIAEIAENNLNGKARREIKKIMGQERLAYWANWPDFIKSDKTGKWKEASTWHYVNIDPQTDFKSFEEQLKAQAGPNLYTQIRVLSSQIKDEKTSENDRKIALIFLIHLVGDLAQPMHTGRKDDLGGNRINVTYFGSKTNLHSVWDGKLVDSQKYSYTEYAKLLDIKTKNEVKAIQAGTLEDWMYDSHKIANEIYAATPNDSKLAYDYQYQFNEVMERQLLHGGLRLAKVLNDIF; encoded by the coding sequence ATGAAAAATATCTGGTTAAAAGTATTAACATTAGTCAGCATCACAACTTCTTTATACACTTATGCTTGGGGACTTACAGGTCATCGCATTATTGCGGAAATTGCAGAAAACAACCTCAACGGAAAAGCCCGTCGTGAAATAAAAAAAATAATGGGACAAGAGCGTCTCGCCTACTGGGCCAACTGGCCAGACTTTATCAAATCTGATAAAACAGGAAAATGGAAAGAAGCATCTACTTGGCATTATGTGAACATTGATCCGCAGACAGATTTTAAATCTTTTGAAGAACAACTAAAAGCTCAAGCAGGTCCCAATCTATATACGCAAATCCGCGTACTTTCCTCTCAAATAAAAGATGAAAAAACTTCTGAAAATGATCGAAAAATCGCATTGATATTTTTGATTCATTTGGTGGGTGATCTTGCGCAACCAATGCATACAGGACGCAAAGATGATCTTGGTGGCAACCGAATAAACGTGACTTATTTTGGGAGCAAAACCAATCTACATTCGGTTTGGGATGGGAAGTTGGTAGATTCTCAAAAATACAGTTATACTGAATATGCAAAGCTTCTGGACATTAAAACTAAAAATGAAGTAAAAGCTATACAAGCAGGAACACTAGAAGACTGGATGTATGATTCGCATAAAATTGCCAACGAAATTTACGCTGCAACACCTAATGACAGCAAGTTGGCCTACGATTATCAATATCAGTTCAATGAAGTGATGGAGCGTCAACTTTTGCATGGAGGTCTTCGTCTTGCCAAAGTATTGAACGATATTTTCTAA
- the uvrA gene encoding excinuclease ABC subunit UvrA, translating to MAEQEFIEVYGAREHNLKDINVKIPRNELVVITGLSGSGKSSLAFDTIFAEGQRRYIETFSAYARQFLGGLERPDVDKIEGLSPVIAIEQKTTNKNPRSTVGTITELYDFLRLLFARVSDAYSQTSGKKLVSYSEDQILETIKENFKGQKILLLSPVIRSRKGHYHELFVQLAKKGYSQARIDGQLQDIEYDLKLDRYKTHDIEVVIDRWIIGENASEIRMPKSLKTAMEMGEGIIAIQKMGEDEVQYFSKNLMDDATGDSLALPEPNTFSFNSPKGSCPTCKGLGTIKKVNVDYFVENPKLSINQGALLPLEQIKNNKWIVAQIKTILEQFDLPMSTPFQDIPKETLDMIYYGAHQEINKELKHAGISKKLKINFDGLVAIVEELVEERENYDAVVMERNFTTEETCPSCKGARLQASSLSFKIDGKNIAEINALSLIDLKVWLAEVKDKFTEKNKIIAHEILKEIETRLQFLLDVGLDYLSLSRSSKTLSGGESQRIRLATQIGSQLVNVLYILDEPSIGLHQRDNERLIKSLKNLRDIGNSVLVVEHDKDMILEADHVLDIGPRAGKFGGEILWQGNPKDITKANTITADYITGKRKIEIPENRREGNGKSIVLKGATGNNLKNVTLEVPLGKLVVVTGISGSGKSSLINGTLYPILNRHFYRAVQEPLPYKSIEGIDNIDKIVDVDQSPIGRTPRSNPATYTGMFTDIRNLFAELPESKIRGYKAGRFSFNVKGGRCETCQGGGLKVIEMNFLPDVYVHCETCHGKRFNRETLEVRYKGKSISDVLEMTINEAVEFFQPIPKIYNKVKTLQDVGLGYITIGQQSTTLSGGEAQRVKLATELSKKQTGNTLYILDEPTTGLHFEDVKVLMDAINQLVELGNSFIIIEHNMDVIKLADHIIDVGPEGGKHGGTIVAKGTPEEIIRSKKSLTGKFLKKEF from the coding sequence ATGGCAGAGCAAGAATTTATAGAAGTTTATGGTGCTAGAGAGCACAATCTTAAGGATATTAATGTAAAAATTCCGCGCAACGAATTAGTTGTTATTACGGGACTTTCGGGTAGTGGAAAATCATCTTTGGCGTTCGATACTATTTTTGCCGAAGGCCAACGCCGTTATATTGAAACTTTTTCAGCATATGCGAGACAGTTTTTGGGTGGTTTAGAACGTCCTGATGTTGACAAAATCGAAGGACTGTCACCAGTTATTGCGATCGAACAAAAAACAACCAACAAAAATCCACGTTCTACAGTGGGTACGATTACAGAATTGTATGACTTTCTGCGTCTTTTGTTTGCAAGAGTTTCGGATGCGTATTCTCAAACGTCAGGAAAAAAACTAGTAAGTTATTCGGAAGATCAAATTTTAGAAACCATTAAAGAAAATTTTAAAGGTCAAAAAATATTGTTGCTTTCGCCAGTTATACGTTCTAGAAAAGGGCACTATCACGAGCTTTTTGTTCAGTTGGCAAAGAAAGGTTATTCGCAAGCGAGGATTGATGGTCAACTTCAGGATATTGAATATGATCTAAAGCTTGATCGTTACAAAACCCACGATATAGAAGTGGTTATCGACCGTTGGATTATCGGTGAAAACGCTTCGGAGATACGAATGCCAAAATCCCTGAAAACCGCTATGGAAATGGGAGAAGGTATTATCGCAATACAGAAGATGGGCGAGGACGAGGTTCAGTATTTTAGTAAGAATTTAATGGACGATGCGACAGGAGATTCCTTAGCATTGCCAGAGCCTAATACCTTCTCATTCAATTCGCCAAAAGGAAGTTGCCCAACTTGTAAAGGATTGGGAACTATCAAAAAAGTGAATGTTGATTATTTTGTAGAGAATCCAAAACTATCGATTAACCAAGGTGCTTTGTTACCTTTAGAACAAATTAAGAATAACAAATGGATTGTTGCCCAGATCAAAACGATTTTAGAACAATTCGATTTGCCGATGTCCACTCCTTTTCAGGATATTCCCAAAGAAACTTTGGACATGATATATTATGGCGCGCATCAAGAGATTAACAAAGAGCTAAAACACGCTGGCATTTCTAAAAAACTAAAAATCAATTTTGATGGTTTGGTTGCAATTGTTGAAGAGCTAGTTGAAGAGCGGGAAAACTATGACGCGGTTGTTATGGAACGTAACTTTACAACCGAGGAGACTTGTCCTAGTTGTAAAGGCGCGAGATTGCAAGCCTCTAGCTTGAGTTTTAAAATCGATGGAAAAAATATCGCTGAAATCAATGCTTTGTCTTTGATTGATCTTAAAGTTTGGTTGGCAGAAGTTAAAGATAAATTCACTGAGAAAAATAAAATCATTGCGCACGAAATTTTAAAGGAAATAGAAACAAGGCTTCAGTTTTTGTTGGATGTTGGTTTGGATTATTTAAGCTTGAGCCGTAGTTCCAAAACTTTATCTGGCGGCGAATCACAAAGAATTCGTTTGGCAACTCAGATTGGATCGCAGCTTGTTAACGTTCTTTATATTTTGGACGAACCAAGTATCGGCTTGCACCAGCGCGATAACGAAAGATTAATAAAATCTCTTAAAAATCTGCGTGATATAGGCAATTCAGTTTTGGTGGTGGAGCATGATAAAGATATGATTTTGGAAGCCGATCATGTTTTGGATATTGGTCCGAGAGCAGGAAAATTTGGCGGAGAAATTCTTTGGCAAGGAAACCCAAAAGACATTACCAAAGCCAACACGATTACCGCAGATTACATCACAGGAAAAAGAAAAATTGAAATTCCTGAAAACAGGAGAGAAGGTAACGGGAAATCAATCGTTTTGAAAGGTGCAACGGGGAATAATCTTAAAAATGTAACCTTAGAAGTTCCTCTTGGGAAATTGGTGGTTGTGACTGGGATTTCGGGAAGTGGAAAATCTTCGCTCATCAACGGAACTTTGTATCCAATTCTTAATCGTCATTTTTATAGAGCTGTGCAAGAACCTTTGCCTTACAAAAGTATTGAAGGTATTGACAATATTGATAAAATTGTCGATGTGGACCAAAGTCCGATTGGTCGTACGCCGCGCTCGAATCCAGCAACTTATACAGGGATGTTTACCGATATTCGGAATCTTTTTGCCGAACTTCCAGAATCAAAAATCCGAGGTTACAAAGCGGGACGTTTCTCATTTAATGTGAAAGGTGGACGTTGCGAAACTTGCCAAGGTGGCGGTCTTAAAGTTATTGAAATGAATTTCCTTCCAGACGTTTATGTACATTGCGAAACTTGCCACGGCAAACGTTTTAACAGAGAAACTTTGGAAGTTCGCTACAAAGGAAAATCGATTTCTGACGTTTTGGAAATGACGATTAACGAAGCGGTTGAGTTTTTCCAGCCTATTCCCAAAATTTATAATAAAGTAAAAACACTGCAAGACGTTGGCTTGGGCTACATTACCATTGGACAACAATCAACCACTTTGAGCGGTGGAGAAGCACAACGTGTGAAACTGGCAACAGAACTTTCCAAAAAACAAACAGGAAATACGCTTTATATTTTGGATGAACCTACGACGGGGCTTCATTTTGAAGATGTTAAAGTTTTGATGGACGCCATTAATCAATTGGTAGAATTAGGGAATTCATTTATTATTATTGAGCATAATATGGATGTTATAAAACTCGCCGATCATATTATTGATGTTGGTCCAGAAGGCGGTAAACACGGCGGAACCATCGTCGCAAAAGGAACGCCCGAAGAAATTATTAGATCTAAAAAATCCTTAACAGGTAAGTTTTTGAAGAAAGAATTTTAA
- a CDS encoding methylglyoxal synthase, which produces MKEQKQLPAQKTIALVAHDHKKDELLDWVKRHKNILIQHNLVATGTTGKLISESLNVDVQRVLSGPLGGDQQLGSMIAEGKINMVIFFWDPMESQPHDSDVKAFLRLCVVWNIPTASNSASADFLITSKYMDEDYLVEIPNYSNYLNRNINKGI; this is translated from the coding sequence ATGAAAGAACAAAAACAACTTCCTGCGCAAAAAACCATTGCGCTTGTCGCTCACGATCATAAAAAAGACGAACTTCTAGATTGGGTAAAGCGGCATAAAAATATTCTTATCCAACACAATCTTGTTGCGACAGGAACCACTGGAAAACTAATTTCAGAAAGCCTAAATGTTGACGTCCAGCGTGTCCTAAGTGGACCTTTGGGTGGCGACCAACAACTCGGTTCCATGATTGCGGAAGGAAAAATTAATATGGTGATTTTCTTTTGGGATCCTATGGAGTCTCAGCCGCATGATAGCGACGTAAAAGCTTTTCTTCGTCTTTGTGTGGTGTGGAACATCCCAACAGCAAGCAATTCTGCAAGTGCTGATTTTTTGATTACTTCAAAATATATGGACGAAGACTATTTGGTAGAAATCCCGAATTACAGCAATTATCTCAATCGAAATATCAACAAAGGTATATAA